The Gemmatimonadota bacterium genome includes the window TGGCGATCGACTCGCCGAGCCAGAGGTGCGGCCCGGTTCGGATGTGGGTGGACAGCGATACCGGATCCAGACCGAACATCAGATTGGCGACGATCACACCAAGCCCGGCTCCGATCACCTGAGCGAGGATATACCGAAGCGCCTCACCCCAAGAAAGGTCGCCATGGGCCGCGGCCACCGTCGTGACCGCCGGGTTCAAATGCGCCCCGGAAATCGGACCGAGCGCCAGAATGAGGCAGACCAAGGTGGCTCCAGTGGCAAGCGAGTTCGCCAGTAGTGCGATCGCGTCGTTGCCGCCCGCCAGCCGCTCACCCATGATTCCGGATCCGACCACAGCCGTCAGCAAGACAGCGGTGCCCAGGGTCTCAGCGAGAACCCGCTTGGTGAAATCGATCATTGGGGTGCCAAGATAACGACGGAGGGTAACGAACCGGTCAGGGTGGAGTATATTTGGAGCCAGCTCACCGCCATAATCCAGGAGAATGCAATGATCCCCATTCGACTCGCCGTTGCCGGGTTGGTCTTGGCCGTGGTCGCCGCCACGACCCAAGCCTCCGCTCAGGAGACGCCCTCCGACACCCTCCTCACGGTCCAACACTTCCTCAACTGGGAAAACGTCGGCGACCCGCAGATCTCGCCCGATGGCACCCAGATCGTGTACAACCGGCGGTGGGTCAATGCCATGGAGGACCGGTTTGACTCGGCGCTCTGGATCATGGGTGCCGACGGGACCAAGCAGCGCTTCCTCCTGAAGGGCGGCTCGGCGCGGTGGTCGCCGGACGGGACCCGGATCGCTTACATCGCCGAGACCGACGGCAAGGCGCAGATCTTTGTTCGGTGGATGGACGCCGAGGGTGCGGTGTCCCAGATCACCCGGCTGACGGAAGCGCCGGGTTCTTTGGCGTGGTCACCGGACGGGAAGTGGCTCTCCTTTACGATGGGCGTCAAGTTCGAGCGGCCCTGGGCCATCAGCATGCCGGCGGCGCCGGCGGGCGCCAAGTGGACCCCGGCTCCGCGGCGGGTCACTGAGCTCCACTACCGTCAGGACCGGGCCGGGTTCATGGACCTGTCCTACGTCCAACTCTTCGTGGTGCCCGCCGACGGCGGGACTCCGCGCCAGATCACCACGGGCGAGTTCAACGTCGGATCCCGATTCGACCAACTGGTTGGCGGCGCCGGGTATAGCTGGACGCCGGACAGCAAGGGCATCCTGTTCGACGGTCACCGGCAGGCCAACGCCGACAAGAATTACCGCAACTCAGGCATTCACCTCGTGGACGTCGCCACGGGGTCCATTCGCACCCTGACGACGAGGCCCGGGAGCTGGGCCAACCCCGTGGTGTCGCCGGACGGCAAGACCGTGGCGTTTGCCGGGGCCGACTCAAGCCGGAAGAGCTACAAGACCTCCGAGCTCTATTTCATGGGGATCGATGGCGGCAACCAGCGGCCGGCCTCCGGCGATTTAGACCGCGATGTGAGCGACCTCAACTGGGCCCCGGACGGCAGCGGGGTGTACTTCGGGGTTCAGGATCGGGGCACCGCCAACTACTACTTCGCGGCGGTCAAAGGCGGCTATCGGCAACTGACGACGGGCAATCACATGCTCGACGTGAGTTCGATTTCGAACGCCGGCATTGCGGTCGGTACCAGGAGCGGTCCGAAGGAGCCGGGCGACATCATTCGGTTTGCGGTGGCCCGGCCGGCTGAGGTTTCCAAGCTCACTGACGTCAACGGTGATGTCCTCCAGAACATCAAGCTCGGTGACGTCGAAGAAGTGTGGTACACCTCGACCAGCGGCACCAAGGTCCAGGGTTGGATCGTCAAGCCGCCGAATTTCAATAAGAGCCGGAAATATCCGCTCGTCATGGAAATTCACGGCGGTCCGCACGGGATGTACGGTGTGGCGTTCAGCTATCAATTCCAGAACTTCGCGGCCAACGGCAACGTCGTTCTGTACACCAATCCGCGGGGCAGCACCGGCTACGGCACCGCGTTCGGGAACGCAATCGAGCGGCAATATCCGGGCGTCGACTATGACGACTTGATGGCCGGCGTCGACACGGTGGTTGGCCGGGGGTACATCG containing:
- a CDS encoding aquaporin family protein, with product MDFTKRVLAETLGTAVLLTAVVGSGIMGERLAGGNDAIALLANSLATGATLVCLILALGPISGAHLNPAVTTVAAAHGDLSWGEALRYILAQVIGAGLGVIVANLMFGLDPVSLSTHIRTGPHLWLGESIATAGLLAVIILVARQRAEAVPVAVGCYVTGAYWFTSSTSFANPAVTLARTLTDTFAGIRPDDVAGFILAQTTAVAIVILARRRLGRP
- a CDS encoding S9 family peptidase; this encodes MIPIRLAVAGLVLAVVAATTQASAQETPSDTLLTVQHFLNWENVGDPQISPDGTQIVYNRRWVNAMEDRFDSALWIMGADGTKQRFLLKGGSARWSPDGTRIAYIAETDGKAQIFVRWMDAEGAVSQITRLTEAPGSLAWSPDGKWLSFTMGVKFERPWAISMPAAPAGAKWTPAPRRVTELHYRQDRAGFMDLSYVQLFVVPADGGTPRQITTGEFNVGSRFDQLVGGAGYSWTPDSKGILFDGHRQANADKNYRNSGIHLVDVATGSIRTLTTRPGSWANPVVSPDGKTVAFAGADSSRKSYKTSELYFMGIDGGNQRPASGDLDRDVSDLNWAPDGSGVYFGVQDRGTANYYFAAVKGGYRQLTTGNHMLDVSSISNAGIAVGTRSGPKEPGDIIRFAVARPAEVSKLTDVNGDVLQNIKLGDVEEVWYTSTSGTKVQGWIVKPPNFNKSRKYPLVMEIHGGPHGMYGVAFSYQFQNFAANGNVVLYTNPRGSTGYGTAFGNAIERQYPGVDYDDLMAGVDTVVGRGYIDTNRMYVGGCSGGGVLSSWVIGHTTRFAAAAVRCPVTNWMSMAGQTDVPLFIDNFYDKPFWEDPTPWLKTSPIMYVKNVKTATLLMTGELDLRTPMPQSEEFYTALKRLNVPTELLRFSGEYHGTSSKPSNFIRTQLYMMSWYQKFTGPATP